A window of the Buchnera aphidicola str. Sg (Schizaphis graminum) genome harbors these coding sequences:
- the gndA gene encoding NADP-dependent phosphogluconate dehydrogenase — protein sequence MLKQQVGVIGMAVMGRNLALNIESKKYTVSIFNRTQSVTEEVINNNKEKKIFPYFSIKDFVNSLRKPRCILLMVKSGQPTDETIQFILPYLNKGDILIDGGNTFYKDSIRRSNDLMKCGINFIGMGVSGGELGALNGPSIMPGGSREAYDLVSSMLKKISAKFKNEPCVSYIGPNGAGHYVKMIHNGIEYGDMQLISESYFILKNVLNMKNEELSNTFSQWNKGELNSYLIEITKNIFLKKEKDGIHYLIDSILDHAEDKGTGKWISQDALELHEPLSLITESVFARYLSSLKDQRLIASKILKGPILKCISSQNKELFVEEVRRALYLGKIISYAQGFSQLKKASEKYSWNLQYGKIAKIFRAGCIIRADFLERITDAFKSNNVTNLLLTPYFSEISNKYEKSLRYITSYAIKYGIPVPTFASAISYYDNYRTMSSSANLIQAQRDYFGAHTYRRTDKKGYFHTNWLTKKEL from the coding sequence ACGGTATCTATTTTTAATAGAACTCAATCTGTAACCGAAGAAGTTATCAATAATAACAAAGAAAAAAAAATTTTTCCATATTTTTCTATTAAAGATTTTGTAAATTCATTAAGAAAACCTAGATGTATTTTACTCATGGTAAAATCAGGGCAACCTACAGATGAAACTATTCAATTTATTCTTCCTTATTTAAATAAAGGAGATATATTGATTGATGGTGGAAATACCTTTTATAAAGACTCTATTAGAAGAAGTAATGATTTAATGAAATGTGGCATTAATTTTATCGGAATGGGTGTATCTGGAGGCGAGTTAGGAGCATTAAATGGTCCATCTATTATGCCAGGTGGATCCAGGGAAGCATATGATCTAGTTTCTTCTATGTTAAAGAAAATATCTGCGAAATTTAAAAATGAACCATGTGTTAGTTATATTGGTCCAAATGGCGCTGGTCATTATGTTAAAATGATTCACAATGGTATTGAATATGGTGATATGCAATTAATATCAGAATCATATTTTATATTAAAAAATGTATTGAATATGAAAAATGAGGAATTATCTAATACATTTTCTCAATGGAATAAAGGTGAGTTAAATAGTTATTTAATTGAAATAACAAAAAATATTTTTCTTAAAAAAGAAAAAGATGGTATTCATTATTTAATAGATTCTATATTAGATCACGCAGAAGATAAAGGCACCGGTAAATGGATTAGTCAAGATGCTTTAGAACTTCATGAACCGCTCTCACTCATTACTGAATCTGTTTTCGCAAGATATTTGTCTTCTCTTAAAGATCAACGTCTTATTGCATCAAAAATTTTAAAAGGTCCGATTTTAAAATGTATATCTTCTCAGAATAAAGAACTTTTTGTTGAAGAAGTACGAAGAGCTTTATATTTAGGTAAAATAATTTCCTATGCACAAGGTTTCTCTCAATTAAAAAAAGCTTCAGAAAAATATTCTTGGAATTTACAATATGGTAAAATTGCTAAGATTTTTAGAGCTGGTTGTATTATTCGCGCTGATTTTTTAGAAAGAATAACTGATGCATTTAAAAGTAACAATGTAACTAACTTGTTATTGACACCTTATTTTTCAGAAATATCTAATAAATATGAAAAATCTTTACGTTATATTACCTCATATGCAATAAAATACGGTATTCCTGTTCCTACTTTTGCATCCGCTATATCATATTACGATAATTATCGAACAATGTCTTCGTCTGCAAATTTAATTCAAGCTCAAAGAGATTATTTTGGAGCACATACTTATAGAAGAACTGATAAAAAAGGATATTTTCATACGAATTGGTTAACTAAAAAAGAGCTTTAA
- the dcd gene encoding dCTP deaminase, which yields MRLSDTDIEEWLSKKKLVIQPYPKKQLINGITVDIHLGNKFRFFYDHTTSCIDLSGSKEKIALDLNKIVSCETIFSKKEPFFLKPGALALFSTLENITLPNNLVGWLDGRSSLARLGLMVHVTSHRIDPGWHGNIVLEFFNAGKLTLVLTPGIKIAALSFELLSKPVLRPYNSRNESKYKRQNGVVPSRIYEE from the coding sequence ATGCGTTTATCTGATACAGATATTGAAGAATGGTTAAGTAAAAAAAAATTGGTTATCCAGCCTTATCCTAAAAAACAATTAATTAATGGAATTACCGTTGATATACATCTTGGTAATAAATTTCGTTTTTTTTATGATCACACCACTTCTTGTATTGATTTAAGCGGTTCAAAAGAAAAAATAGCTTTAGATTTAAATAAAATTGTAAGTTGTGAAACTATTTTTTCTAAAAAGGAACCATTTTTTTTAAAACCAGGAGCTTTAGCATTGTTTTCAACTTTAGAAAATATTACCTTACCAAATAATTTAGTTGGTTGGTTAGATGGACGTTCCTCGTTAGCTCGTCTTGGTCTTATGGTTCATGTTACATCACATCGAATTGATCCTGGTTGGCATGGTAATATTGTTTTAGAATTTTTTAATGCAGGAAAATTAACTTTGGTTTTAACTCCTGGAATAAAAATTGCAGCACTGAGTTTTGAATTACTTTCAAAACCAGTTTTACGACCTTATAATTCTCGTAATGAATCTAAATATAAAAGACAAAACGGAGTTGTACCTAGTCGAATTTATGAAGAATAA
- the metG gene encoding methionine--tRNA ligase codes for MSNKFKKILVTCALPYANGPIHIGHMLEHIQADIWVRYQRMRNNEVWFISSDDAHGTAIMLKSEKLGITPIKLIKKIKEEHIIDFSNFNISHDNYHSTHCVENLFLLRKIFLSLSEQKLINEKKIFQFYDNTKKMFLPDRFIKGTCPFCSSKNQNGDNCEICGSIYEPTDLVNPISVISNSVPILKNTTHLYFNLPLFTNMLNKWIHSGILEKSVAKKTEEWLKSGLKEWGISRDAPYFGFKIPKFDKKYFYVWLDAPVGYISAFKNFCTKNKKVDFNEFWKKESKCELYHFIGKDIIYFHTLFWPAILEASSYRKPNGIFVHGHLTINGLKLSKSRGFLIKASDWIKCFDSDSLRYYYASKLSNNINDIEINLEDFIQKINSDIVNKLVNLASRNASFIHKYFDGYLADSLGDCNLYQDFIDISKKIANFFENRQFSSVIRECMKLLDLANQYINQREPWKIKQDNFNKLHTICTVGINLFRLVVIFLKPIIPDLAKKTEYFLISDLTWKGIDKPLLSHKIKKFKKLYNRINHDKILQLSLLCK; via the coding sequence ATGTCTAATAAATTCAAAAAAATTTTAGTTACTTGTGCATTACCATACGCTAATGGTCCTATTCATATAGGTCATATGCTTGAGCACATTCAAGCAGATATTTGGGTTCGTTATCAAAGAATGAGAAATAATGAAGTTTGGTTTATTTCTTCTGACGATGCACATGGTACAGCTATTATGTTAAAATCTGAAAAATTAGGAATAACACCTATAAAATTAATTAAAAAAATTAAAGAAGAGCATATAATAGATTTTTCAAATTTTAATATTTCACATGACAACTATCATAGTACGCATTGTGTAGAGAATTTATTTCTATTAAGAAAAATATTTTTATCTTTAAGTGAACAGAAACTTATTAATGAAAAAAAAATTTTTCAATTTTATGATAATACAAAAAAAATGTTTCTTCCAGATAGATTCATAAAAGGTACCTGTCCTTTTTGTTCTTCAAAAAATCAAAACGGAGACAACTGTGAAATATGCGGTTCAATTTACGAACCTACAGATTTGGTTAATCCTATTTCTGTAATTTCAAATAGTGTTCCTATTTTAAAAAATACGACACATTTATATTTTAATTTACCACTTTTTACTAATATGTTAAATAAATGGATACATTCTGGTATTTTAGAAAAATCAGTTGCTAAAAAAACGGAAGAATGGTTAAAATCAGGTTTAAAAGAGTGGGGTATTTCTCGAGATGCTCCATATTTTGGATTTAAAATTCCAAAATTTGATAAGAAATATTTTTATGTTTGGCTAGATGCGCCTGTTGGTTATATAAGTGCATTTAAAAATTTTTGTACTAAAAATAAAAAAGTAGATTTTAATGAATTTTGGAAGAAAGAATCAAAATGTGAATTGTATCATTTTATTGGTAAAGATATTATTTATTTTCATACCCTGTTTTGGCCTGCAATATTAGAGGCTTCTTCATATCGAAAACCTAATGGTATTTTTGTTCATGGCCATCTAACTATAAATGGATTAAAATTATCAAAATCTCGAGGTTTTTTAATTAAAGCGTCAGACTGGATTAAATGTTTTGATTCAGATAGTTTACGTTATTATTATGCAAGTAAATTAAGTAATAATATTAATGATATTGAAATTAATTTAGAGGATTTTATCCAAAAAATTAATAGTGATATTGTCAATAAATTAGTTAATTTGGCTTCAAGAAATGCTAGTTTTATTCATAAGTATTTTGATGGATATTTAGCTGATTCTTTGGGAGATTGCAATTTGTATCAAGATTTTATTGATATAAGTAAAAAAATTGCTAATTTTTTTGAAAATCGTCAATTTAGTAGTGTAATTCGCGAATGCATGAAATTGTTAGATTTAGCAAATCAATATATTAATCAAAGAGAACCCTGGAAAATAAAACAAGATAATTTTAATAAATTACATACAATTTGTACTGTAGGTATTAATTTATTCAGATTAGTTGTAATTTTTTTAAAACCAATAATACCAGATTTAGCTAAAAAAACAGAGTATTTTTTAATTTCAGATCTTACTTGGAAGGGTATTGATAAACCTCTTTTATCTCATAAAATAAAAAAATTTAAAAAATTATATAATAGAATTAATCATGATAAAATTTTACAATTATCTCTTTTATGTAAATAA
- the tilS gene encoding tRNA lysidine(34) synthetase TilS — translation MIEKIINQYQKKLFLIAYSGGIDSTVLLYKMLKIKEKNPQIKIRAIHINHNLHPSSKKWEEHCIKICHKYKIPIITKEIKILLKKNIEETLRIKRYNTIYNYLLNDEILLTGHHLNDQCETLFLSLKRGSGPTGLSGMSIENFLGKKRIVRPFLTKTKKELQKWACENNLESIEDFSNFNIDYDRNFIRHKLIPILEQRWPFFLKNCFRTTVICREETKLKNIFLKEKIQNLINFDESLNIQNFKNINKEVCKALIRYWISLKNIKMPSYKTIECIYNEIICSKKDSNPKIIIDKNEIRRYKTSLYFIKIQKDISNIFLFWHNTDKKLLLPEDLGYLIKNDKGFILPSPKKNELINIRFQLEGKILILGREKRRKIKKIWQEHNIPPWLRNKIPLLFYNNRFISAIGLFVIKEKIINKEKEIQKNWKISWINNVHFNRKNFFLFY, via the coding sequence TTGATTGAAAAAATTATTAATCAATATCAAAAAAAATTATTTTTAATAGCATATAGTGGCGGAATCGATTCTACAGTTCTTCTTTATAAAATGTTAAAAATAAAAGAAAAAAATCCTCAAATTAAAATACGTGCCATTCATATTAATCACAATCTTCATCCATCTTCAAAAAAATGGGAAGAACACTGTATAAAAATTTGTCACAAATATAAAATACCAATAATTACTAAAGAAATTAAGATTCTTTTAAAAAAAAATATCGAAGAAACATTAAGAATTAAACGATATAATACTATTTATAATTATTTACTTAATGATGAAATTTTACTTACTGGACATCATCTGAATGATCAATGTGAAACACTCTTTTTATCTTTAAAAAGAGGAAGTGGACCAACTGGATTATCCGGAATGTCTATTGAAAATTTTTTAGGAAAAAAAAGAATAGTTCGTCCTTTTTTAACAAAAACTAAAAAAGAATTACAAAAATGGGCTTGCGAAAACAACTTAGAATCGATTGAAGATTTTAGTAATTTTAATATTGATTACGATCGTAATTTTATACGTCATAAATTAATTCCTATATTAGAACAAAGATGGCCTTTTTTTTTAAAAAATTGTTTTCGAACAACAGTTATATGTCGCGAAGAAACTAAATTAAAAAATATATTTTTAAAAGAAAAAATTCAAAATCTTATTAATTTTGATGAATCTTTAAATATTCAAAATTTTAAAAACATAAATAAAGAAGTATGTAAAGCACTTATTCGATATTGGATTTCTTTAAAAAATATAAAAATGCCATCATATAAAACAATTGAATGCATTTATAATGAAATAATATGCAGTAAGAAAGATTCTAATCCAAAAATAATTATAGACAAAAACGAGATCAGACGTTACAAAACATCTCTCTATTTTATAAAAATACAAAAAGATATCAGTAATATATTTTTGTTCTGGCATAACACAGATAAAAAATTATTGCTTCCTGAAGATTTAGGATATTTAATAAAAAACGACAAAGGCTTTATTCTTCCTTCACCTAAAAAAAATGAATTAATTAATATTCGTTTTCAACTTGAAGGTAAAATTCTCATTTTAGGACGAGAAAAAAGAAGAAAAATCAAAAAAATATGGCAAGAACACAATATACCTCCTTGGTTGAGAAATAAAATTCCTCTTTTATTTTATAATAATCGTTTTATTAGCGCTATTGGTTTGTTTGTTATTAAGGAAAAAATTATTAACAAGGAAAAAGAAATTCAAAAAAATTGGAAAATATCTTGGATCAACAACGTACATTTTAATAGAAAAAATTTCTTTTTATTTTATTAA
- a CDS encoding riboflavin synthase subunit alpha: MFTGIVNGIARVVSINKKKNFHTYTVNFSSILLKNLKIGDSVAHNGCCLTVKYINCPHVVFDIMKITIANTNLGVLNIGDYVNIERSLKYGDEMGGHIISGHIMNTGEISKISKLDKNYILWCKVKDLSLMKYIFYKGFIAIDGISLTINNIIKNEFCVSIIPETLSSTTIGFKKIGQLVNIEIDFYTQIIVDTTKRLIKKDISTLFK, from the coding sequence ATGTTCACAGGCATTGTAAATGGCATTGCAAGAGTTGTTTCCATAAATAAGAAAAAAAATTTTCATACCTATACTGTTAATTTTTCGTCTATTTTGTTAAAAAATCTGAAAATAGGTGATTCAGTTGCTCATAATGGATGTTGTTTAACTGTTAAATATATTAATTGTCCTCATGTAGTTTTTGATATTATGAAAATTACGATTGCGAATACTAATTTAGGAGTTTTAAATATAGGAGACTATGTTAATATTGAAAGATCATTAAAATATGGTGATGAAATGGGAGGTCATATTATATCAGGTCATATTATGAATACAGGTGAAATTTCTAAAATATCAAAATTAGATAAAAATTATATTCTATGGTGTAAAGTAAAAGATCTTTCTTTAATGAAATATATTTTTTATAAAGGTTTTATCGCTATTGATGGCATCAGTTTAACTATTAATAATATCATTAAAAATGAATTTTGCGTTAGTATAATACCAGAAACTTTATCTTCAACTACTATAGGATTTAAAAAAATAGGACAATTAGTGAATATTGAAATCGATTTTTATACTCAAATCATTGTAGATACAACAAAACGTTTGATTAAAAAAGATATATCTACGTTGTTTAAGTAG
- the rsxA gene encoding electron transport complex subunit RsxA produces MKSYFFFILSNILIDNFILVKFLGLCPFIGASNQIKQAFGISFATSFVVVVSTVLLWFVNFFILLPFDLVYLRIIVYMLIISFGVQLIEIILRGTSPILYRILGIFLPLITTNCAVLAIPLFSLYLNHTFLESILYAVSASFGFTLVMVIFSSIRERILLSDVPLAFQGSPIVLITVSLISIVFMGFKGLVRI; encoded by the coding sequence ATGAAAAGTTACTTTTTTTTTATTTTATCAAATATATTAATTGATAATTTTATTTTAGTAAAATTTCTTGGTTTATGTCCCTTCATAGGTGCGTCAAATCAAATAAAACAAGCTTTTGGAATAAGTTTCGCCACTTCTTTTGTTGTAGTTGTATCGACAGTTTTATTATGGTTTGTTAACTTTTTTATTTTGTTACCTTTTGATTTAGTTTATTTAAGAATTATAGTGTATATGTTAATTATTTCTTTTGGTGTTCAATTAATAGAAATTATTTTACGAGGGACTAGTCCTATCTTATATCGTATACTTGGTATTTTTCTCCCTTTAATTACAACTAATTGTGCCGTTTTAGCTATTCCATTGTTTAGTCTCTATTTAAATCATACATTCTTAGAATCTATTCTTTATGCAGTCAGTGCCTCTTTTGGTTTTACTTTAGTGATGGTTATATTTTCTAGTATTCGTGAACGTATATTATTATCTGACGTTCCTTTAGCATTTCAAGGGTCGCCTATTGTTCTTATTACTGTAAGTTTAATATCTATTGTATTTATGGGGTTTAAAGGTTTAGTGAGAATTTAA
- a CDS encoding RnfABCDGE type electron transport complex subunit B, whose protein sequence is MTIILIFSILSFLLGIILSYVKYIFPIKKNSIIAEVDDLLPQSQCAQCGYSGCYPYAKAIVKNNENIDKCIPGGNNLKFKIAKVLNIKNIKYSLDNLNAKNEKNIHTTVLIDEKNCVGCSKCASFCPVDAIIGTPNFMHTVLQKFCTGCNICLLHCPTNCIKIIKE, encoded by the coding sequence ATTACAATTATTTTAATTTTTTCTATCTTATCTTTTCTTTTAGGTATAATATTAAGTTATGTAAAATATATTTTTCCAATAAAAAAAAATTCTATTATAGCTGAAGTTGATGATTTATTACCGCAGAGTCAATGTGCACAATGTGGTTACTCTGGATGTTATCCTTATGCAAAAGCAATAGTTAAAAATAATGAAAATATTGATAAATGCATTCCTGGAGGAAATAATTTAAAATTTAAAATTGCCAAGGTACTTAATATAAAAAATATTAAATACTCTTTAGATAATTTAAATGCTAAAAATGAAAAAAATATTCATACTACTGTTTTAATTGATGAAAAAAATTGTGTTGGTTGTTCTAAATGTGCTTCTTTTTGTCCAGTAGATGCAATAATTGGTACTCCTAATTTCATGCATACAGTGTTACAAAAATTTTGTACTGGTTGTAACATTTGTTTATTACACTGTCCTACAAATTGTATAAAAATAATTAAAGAATAA
- a CDS encoding RnfABCDGE type electron transport complex subunit D: protein MNLPYISNTYDVRKIMFLVVLSCIPGLCTEIYFFGCGVLIQTLLFVIISLLFEIIILKMRRKNIKNSLFDYSSFLTAVLLGLSTPCALPWWMIIFSCFFAIVISKYLYGGLGQNIFNPAMIGYVVLLISFPVHMTAWNEKNSSLSFYNDIKKSINLILFYNKLNNSKKKICPDNFTEATPLDDFKTKSHFDYDFFPEESAVKKKTKIVSIAWKYINISFLIGGCFLLYKKVICWRIPLSFLSSLIFFSSITYFYSQKFFCSPLFHLFSGGTMMCAFFIATDPVTTSCTKIGKIFFGLIIGFLVWIIRNYSDYPDGIAFSVLFANMIVPLMDAYLKTSGYGHKNL from the coding sequence ATGAATCTACCTTATATAAGTAATACCTATGATGTAAGAAAAATAATGTTTTTAGTTGTTTTATCTTGTATCCCAGGATTATGTACTGAAATTTATTTTTTTGGATGTGGTGTCTTAATACAAACATTATTATTTGTGATAATTTCCTTATTATTTGAGATAATAATTTTAAAAATGAGACGTAAAAATATTAAAAATAGTTTATTTGATTATTCATCATTTTTAACTGCAGTATTACTTGGATTAAGTACTCCCTGTGCACTTCCTTGGTGGATGATAATTTTCAGCTGTTTTTTTGCTATTGTTATTTCAAAATATTTATATGGAGGTCTTGGGCAAAATATATTCAATCCAGCTATGATTGGTTATGTAGTGCTATTGATATCTTTTCCTGTACATATGACTGCTTGGAATGAAAAAAACTCTTCTTTATCTTTTTACAATGATATAAAAAAATCTATAAATTTAATTTTATTCTACAACAAATTGAATAATTCTAAAAAAAAAATTTGTCCTGATAACTTTACGGAAGCCACACCTTTAGATGATTTCAAAACTAAATCTCATTTTGATTATGATTTTTTTCCAGAAGAATCAGCAGTGAAAAAAAAAACAAAGATTGTTTCAATAGCTTGGAAATATATAAATATAAGTTTTTTAATAGGAGGATGTTTTCTATTATATAAAAAAGTTATTTGTTGGCGTATTCCATTGAGTTTTTTATCCAGCTTAATTTTTTTTTCAAGCATAACTTATTTTTATTCACAAAAATTTTTTTGTTCTCCTTTATTTCATCTTTTTTCTGGAGGAACAATGATGTGTGCTTTTTTTATAGCTACTGATCCTGTAACAACTTCTTGTACTAAAATAGGAAAAATATTTTTTGGTTTAATTATTGGTTTTTTAGTCTGGATAATTCGAAATTATAGTGATTATCCAGATGGCATTGCTTTTTCAGTATTATTTGCTAATATGATTGTTCCATTAATGGATGCTTATTTAAAGACATCTGGATATGGTCATAAAAATTTATGA
- the rsxG gene encoding electron transport complex subunit RsxG encodes MKSFKETIINACLMGFFSFFSLSSVIFVKNITNNQIKNIKEKQKNTLIQQVIPRVMYHSFEKKYFLIKDKLLGDQKKHNLWLLFKNKQAKVAVVESIAPDGYSGSISILVAAYLNGKIIGVRVLSHKETPGIGDKIEISISNWITKFQDMNVIDLKDKKFLLKKYGGKIEQFTGATITPQSVSNAVKRTVVFIKKIPLIFSL; translated from the coding sequence ATGAAATCTTTTAAAGAAACTATAATAAATGCATGTTTAATGGGATTTTTTTCTTTTTTTTCTCTTTCAAGTGTCATTTTTGTTAAAAACATAACAAATAATCAAATAAAAAATATAAAAGAAAAACAAAAAAATACTCTTATTCAACAAGTTATACCAAGAGTTATGTACCATTCCTTTGAAAAAAAATATTTTTTGATAAAGGATAAATTATTAGGAGATCAAAAAAAACATAATTTATGGCTTCTTTTTAAAAACAAACAAGCTAAAGTAGCTGTTGTTGAAAGTATTGCTCCAGATGGATATTCTGGTTCAATTTCTATCTTAGTAGCTGCATATCTTAATGGAAAAATTATTGGTGTACGAGTTTTATCTCATAAAGAAACTCCAGGAATTGGAGATAAAATTGAAATATCTATTTCTAATTGGATTACAAAATTTCAAGATATGAATGTAATTGATTTAAAAGATAAAAAATTTTTATTAAAAAAGTATGGGGGTAAGATTGAACAATTTACAGGAGCTACTATTACACCTCAATCAGTTTCTAACGCTGTAAAAAGAACTGTTGTTTTTATTAAGAAAATACCATTAATATTTTCATTATAA
- a CDS encoding electron transport complex subunit E, which produces MEFKKFFKKRLWNNNSSLVQLLGLCPILAMTTNTINAIGLGITTTFVLTITNSIISILKNFIPKDIRIPIYMIIVSSTVTCIEMLLHAYQFNLYQSLGVFIPLIVTNCIVVGRADCIAYKSSFVISFLDGMSIGLGSTFAMFVIGSIREILGNGTFLFGANKIFNVLDHSFFFTFIDKNSTIILAMLPSGGFLVLGFVIAFKNYLDLGKKNCLKCFHSCKLKK; this is translated from the coding sequence ATGGAATTCAAAAAATTTTTTAAAAAGAGATTGTGGAATAATAATTCTTCTTTAGTACAGCTTTTAGGTTTATGTCCAATTTTAGCCATGACTACAAATACTATTAATGCTATAGGATTAGGAATAACAACTACCTTTGTATTAACTATAACAAATAGTATTATTTCAATTTTAAAAAACTTTATACCTAAAGATATTAGAATTCCTATTTATATGATAATAGTTTCTTCGACAGTTACTTGTATAGAAATGCTATTGCATGCTTATCAATTTAATTTATATCAGTCATTAGGCGTCTTCATTCCGTTAATAGTAACTAATTGTATTGTTGTTGGAAGAGCTGATTGTATTGCTTATAAAAGTTCTTTTGTAATTTCTTTTTTAGACGGTATGTCAATAGGCTTAGGGTCAACCTTTGCAATGTTTGTAATTGGTTCCATACGTGAAATACTGGGAAATGGAACTTTTTTATTTGGTGCAAATAAAATTTTTAATGTTTTAGATCATTCATTTTTTTTTACGTTCATAGATAAAAACTCTACAATAATTTTAGCTATGTTACCTTCAGGTGGATTTTTAGTATTAGGTTTTGTAATTGCTTTCAAAAATTATTTAGATTTAGGTAAAAAAAATTGTTTAAAATGTTTTCATTCGTGTAAACTAAAAAAATAA
- the nth gene encoding endonuclease III codes for MNKKKRFEILSLFYKKNSNPKIELVFSSDFELLLSVILSAKSTDVMVNKITGTLFQIANTPQSILKLGFNKLRHYIKSIGLYNTKSLNIINSAYLIKTKYNNKVPSNRTELESLPGVGRKTANIILNVLFNKNTIAVDTHVFRVANRTGFAKGKNVIEVEKKMIKIVPSIFKKYVHFWFVLHGRYVCTARQLKCKTCFIEKLCEFDKKK; via the coding sequence ATGAATAAAAAAAAACGTTTTGAAATTTTGTCTTTATTTTATAAAAAAAACTCTAATCCTAAGATAGAATTAGTTTTTTCTTCTGATTTTGAATTACTTTTATCAGTTATTTTATCTGCAAAATCAACTGATGTTATGGTAAATAAAATTACTGGTACTTTATTTCAAATAGCTAATACTCCTCAAAGCATTTTAAAATTAGGTTTTAATAAATTACGACACTATATTAAAAGTATTGGTTTATATAATACTAAATCTTTAAATATTATTAATAGTGCATATTTAATTAAAACTAAATATAACAATAAAGTTCCATCAAATCGTACTGAATTAGAATCTTTACCTGGAGTTGGCAGAAAAACAGCAAATATTATTTTGAATGTATTGTTTAATAAAAACACTATTGCTGTAGACACGCATGTTTTCAGAGTTGCTAATCGCACTGGATTTGCTAAAGGGAAAAATGTAATTGAAGTCGAAAAAAAAATGATTAAGATAGTTCCGTCTATTTTCAAAAAATATGTTCATTTTTGGTTTGTTTTACATGGTAGATATGTTTGTACTGCTCGTCAATTGAAATGTAAAACATGTTTCATAGAAAAATTATGCGAATTTGACAAAAAAAAATAA